CGGCCCACCGTCTCTCCGACGATCGGATCGCCCAATCGATCGGCCCCGAGGTCTCCCGCTGCGCGAAGGCGCTGTCCATGCGCCTCGGCTTCCGGGAATAACCGGCACCGGCCGGCCTGATCTCCGCCAAACGGATCGCTTGACATCGCCACGGGTTTGGTGTTACCTCTTTTATGAATGATGATTCATTCAACAGGAGGGGCGATGGCCAGGCGCGGGCCTCGGGGCGGCGGAGCCGAGAAACGGGACCGGATCCTCCGCGCCGCGATCAGGATTTTCTCCCAGAAAGGGTACTTCAATTCCAGGATTTCGGAGATCGCCCGGCTGGCGGGGGTCGCCGACGGGACGATCTATCTATATTTCAAGAACAAGGACGATCTCCTCATCTCCCTGTTCGAGGAGAAGATGGGAGAGGTGGTGGCCGATGTCCGGGCGCGCGTCTCCGACGGAAGCGACGCGCTTTCCCGCCTGAAGATATTCATCCGTAACCATATGGAACTTCTCGTGCGGGAGGCCGGCCTGATCGAAGTGATCCAGGTGGAGCTCCGGCAGAGCAACAAGTTCATGAAAGAGTACGTGCCCGTGAAATTCCTTGAATACCTGGACGTCATCAGCGGAATCCTCGAAGACGGAAAACGTGAAGGGATCTTCCGGCCCGACCTGAACGTCACCCTTGCGCGCAGGGCGATCTTCGGCGCGCTGGACGAGATATCGCTGGCCTACGTTCTTTCCCGGAAACGGAAATACGACCCGGAAGAAGCGGCGGCCGAGATCTTCCGGATATTCGCGGCAGGCCTTAAAACCCACGCACCTTCGGAAGGAGGGATCAGGCAATGATAGGGTTCGATCTTTCGGAGGAACAGACCGCGCTGCAGGACATGGCGCACAAGTTCGCAGCGAACGAAATCCGCCCGAAGGCCGTGGAATGCGACCGGGAAGGCATATTCCCGACGGAGATCTTCCGGAAGGCGTTCGATCTCGGCCTGATGACCGGTTTCATTCCGGAGTCGTGCGGAGGTCTCGGGCTTGGTTCCATGGAATCGTGCCTCATCGAGGAGGAACTGGGTTGGGGATGCGCCGGCATCACGACTTCGATGACCGCCAACGGTCTCGCCCTGACTCCCGTGGTTTTCGCCGGAACGGAGGAGCAGAAACAGGAGTTCGTGGCCCCGTTCGCGAGAGAACTGAAATACGCGTCGTTCTGCCTGACGGAACCCGGGGCCGGGTCGGACGCGGGGGGGATCGCGACCACCGCGAAGAAGGACGGGGATTTCTATCTGTTGAACGGCCGAAAGTGTTTCATCACGAACGGGTCCTACGCTTCCCAATACACGGTCTTCGCATCCACGGACCGATCCAGGGGGCACAAGGGGCTGTCGGCGTTTGTCATTCCGAGGTCTTTCCCCGGCGTTTCCCCGGGAAAAAAGGAGGACAAGATGGGGCAGCGGGCCTCGGACACATCGGACGTTCTGTTCGAGGACGTGCGCGTGCCGGCCGCGAACCTCCTGGGCAAGGAAGGGGACGGGTTCAAGATCGCGATGAAGACCCTGGACTATGCGAGGCCGACCGTCGCGGCGATGTCCGTCGGCGTTGCGCGTGCGGCGTTCGAGCTGGCGATGCAGTATTCGAAAGAGAGAGTGCAGTTCGGCATGCCTATCGCGATGAACCAGGCGATCCACTTCCTCCTGGCCGATATGGCGATGGACATCGAAGCGGCGCGGCTGCTCACGTACAAGAGCGCCTGGCTGCTCGACCAGGGGCGGCGGAACACGAAGGAGTCGTCTTTCGCCAAGGCTTTCGCGGCGGACCTCGCAATGCGCGTCACCACCGATGCGGTGCAGAT
This genomic window from Deltaproteobacteria bacterium contains:
- a CDS encoding TetR/AcrR family transcriptional regulator, whose amino-acid sequence is MARRGPRGGGAEKRDRILRAAIRIFSQKGYFNSRISEIARLAGVADGTIYLYFKNKDDLLISLFEEKMGEVVADVRARVSDGSDALSRLKIFIRNHMELLVREAGLIEVIQVELRQSNKFMKEYVPVKFLEYLDVISGILEDGKREGIFRPDLNVTLARRAIFGALDEISLAYVLSRKRKYDPEEAAAEIFRIFAAGLKTHAPSEGGIRQ
- a CDS encoding acyl-CoA dehydrogenase family protein — its product is MGFDLSEEQTALQDMAHKFAANEIRPKAVECDREGIFPTEIFRKAFDLGLMTGFIPESCGGLGLGSMESCLIEEELGWGCAGITTSMTANGLALTPVVFAGTEEQKQEFVAPFARELKYASFCLTEPGAGSDAGGIATTAKKDGDFYLLNGRKCFITNGSYASQYTVFASTDRSRGHKGLSAFVIPRSFPGVSPGKKEDKMGQRASDTSDVLFEDVRVPAANLLGKEGDGFKIAMKTLDYARPTVAAMSVGVARAAFELAMQYSKERVQFGMPIAMNQAIHFLLADMAMDIEAARLLTYKSAWLLDQGRRNTKESSFAKAFAADLAMRVTTDAVQIYGGYGYMKDYPVEKLMRDAKLLQIYEGTSQIQRLVIAKE